From Variimorphobacter saccharofermentans, one genomic window encodes:
- a CDS encoding RnfABCDGE type electron transport complex subunit B, with translation MIGAVGAVSLQGVGIATVVVGATGLFIGLFLGFAAKKFEVEIDEREVKVRELLPGANCGGCGYPGCDGLANAIAEGKAPVNACPVANSDAHKAIAEVMGTVAEETEKTVAYVKCSGTCDKTEVKYEYYGVMDCKKAALVPGKGNKKCSYGCMGFGSCVKVCAFDAIHIVNGIAVVDKEKCSGCSKCTAECPNKLIDMVPVKAKHLVACGSNDKGKDVKAACSAGCIGCKLCVKACEFDAIHVENNLALIDYSKCTNCGKCAAVCPVKVIQVEK, from the coding sequence ATGATAGGAGCTGTTGGTGCAGTAAGCCTTCAAGGAGTGGGTATTGCTACTGTGGTCGTAGGAGCGACAGGATTATTCATTGGATTATTTCTTGGCTTTGCAGCGAAGAAATTCGAGGTGGAAATCGATGAAAGAGAAGTTAAGGTAAGAGAACTGTTGCCCGGTGCTAACTGTGGCGGATGTGGATATCCTGGTTGTGACGGTTTAGCAAATGCTATTGCAGAGGGAAAAGCCCCGGTGAATGCGTGCCCTGTAGCGAATTCCGATGCACATAAAGCGATTGCAGAGGTCATGGGAACGGTAGCAGAAGAGACTGAAAAAACAGTAGCATATGTAAAATGCTCTGGAACCTGTGATAAGACAGAAGTAAAATATGAATACTACGGAGTTATGGATTGTAAGAAAGCGGCACTTGTTCCTGGAAAAGGAAATAAAAAATGCAGTTATGGCTGTATGGGCTTTGGATCCTGTGTTAAGGTATGTGCTTTTGATGCAATTCATATCGTGAATGGCATTGCAGTAGTTGATAAAGAAAAATGCAGCGGATGTAGTAAATGTACTGCGGAATGTCCAAATAAGCTGATTGACATGGTTCCTGTAAAGGCAAAGCATCTTGTAGCCTGCGGATCAAATGATAAAGGCAAGGATGTAAAGGCAGCCTGCTCTGCGGGATGCATTGGATGTAAGCTTTGTGTGAAAGCTTGTGAATTTGATGCGATTCATGTAGAGAATAACCTGGCACTCATTGACTACAGTAAATGTACGAACTGTGGAAAATGTGCAGCAGTTTGTCCTGTTAAGGTAATACAGGTCGAGAAATAA
- the rsxA gene encoding electron transport complex subunit RsxA — MKELLMIIIGSALVNNVVLSQFLGLCPFLGVSKKTNTAAGMGAAVIFVMTISSALCSLIYKYILLKLDMGYLQTIVFILVIACLVQFVELVLKKYSRALYSALGVYLPLITTNCAVLGVAIINVNEDYGILSSIINGFGTAAGFTIAIIIMAGIREKIEYNDITKSFQGSPIVLITAGLMAMAFFGFAGLI, encoded by the coding sequence ATGAAAGAGCTTCTTATGATTATTATTGGTTCTGCTCTCGTAAATAATGTAGTACTAAGTCAATTCCTCGGTCTGTGTCCGTTCCTTGGTGTATCCAAGAAAACAAACACGGCAGCAGGTATGGGTGCAGCAGTTATCTTTGTTATGACCATATCATCTGCATTATGTAGTCTGATCTATAAGTACATTTTACTTAAGCTGGATATGGGATACTTGCAGACAATCGTATTCATCCTGGTTATTGCATGCCTGGTTCAATTTGTAGAATTGGTGTTAAAGAAATACAGTCGTGCGCTTTATAGTGCACTCGGAGTATATCTTCCATTGATTACTACAAACTGTGCAGTACTTGGTGTGGCAATTATTAATGTTAATGAAGATTATGGTATTCTATCCAGTATAATCAATGGTTTTGGAACTGCTGCAGGATTTACCATTGCAATAATCATTATGGCTGGTATCCGTGAAAAGATTGAGTATAATGATATAACAAAGTCTTTCCAGGGTTCCCCGATTGTTCTGATTACTGCCGGACTGATGGCAATGGCTTTCTTTGGCTTTGCCGGTCTGATATAG
- the rsxE gene encoding electron transport complex subunit RsxE produces the protein MNKYVERIYNGIVKENPTFIIMLGMCPTLAVTTSGNNGLYMGLTTTVVLAASNLLISALRKAIPDKVRIPAYIVIVASLVTIVQLLLEAYLPAVNELLGIYIPLIVVNCIILGRAEAYAAKNSIGLSLFDGIGMGLGFSVALTIIGSFRELLGAGTIFGFRITPESLEPISIFILAPGALFTLAILTALQNKLKLPSATNGTAKNNIGCGGDCSHCGGNICTENRDSFTAKDEIASGKAVNKATVVDQTKKQEKED, from the coding sequence ATGAATAAATATGTAGAACGTATTTATAATGGTATTGTGAAAGAAAATCCGACCTTTATCATTATGTTAGGTATGTGTCCAACCTTAGCGGTGACTACTTCAGGAAATAACGGTTTATATATGGGATTAACAACAACGGTAGTATTAGCTGCTTCTAACCTTTTAATATCCGCACTTAGGAAAGCAATACCGGATAAGGTTCGAATTCCTGCTTACATTGTTATCGTAGCATCCCTTGTTACAATAGTGCAGCTGTTATTGGAAGCTTATCTTCCGGCTGTTAACGAGTTATTAGGAATCTATATTCCGCTTATCGTAGTTAACTGTATCATTTTAGGCAGAGCGGAAGCTTATGCGGCGAAGAACTCTATTGGATTATCTCTATTTGATGGAATTGGAATGGGACTTGGATTTTCCGTTGCATTAACAATCATCGGATCCTTCCGTGAGTTATTGGGTGCTGGAACAATCTTTGGTTTCAGGATTACACCGGAATCCTTAGAACCGATCTCGATTTTCATATTGGCTCCCGGTGCTCTTTTTACCTTGGCAATCTTAACTGCGCTACAGAATAAGCTTAAGCTGCCTTCCGCTACTAACGGAACAGCAAAGAATAACATAGGTTGTGGCGGCGATTGCTCCCATTGCGGCGGGAATATCTGTACTGAGAATCGTGATAGTTTTACTGCAAAGGATGAAATTGCATCAGGGAAAGCAGTGAATAAAGCGACTGTAGTAGATCAAACGAAGAAACAGGAAAAGGAGGATTGA
- a CDS encoding FMN-binding protein has protein sequence MESKAIKKKSTLLKDALALFLITLISGLSLSYIYEVTKAPIEEQKLLKKQKANQAVFLEAETFEEDEELESLAANTDLTSLNAKYKGITIDEINKAYNSNGELLGYDITVSTTQGYKDVITIVIGYSLDGTIEGMQMLALNETAGLGMRASDPDFISQFTGKQVEQFERTKTGATAENQIDALSGATITTDAVVNAVNAGISFVKTYAELGGGQNE, from the coding sequence GTGGAAAGTAAAGCAATTAAGAAAAAGTCAACACTACTGAAAGATGCGTTAGCTCTCTTTCTGATCACCTTAATATCGGGCTTGTCATTAAGCTATATATATGAAGTGACGAAAGCTCCCATTGAGGAACAGAAATTACTGAAAAAGCAAAAAGCAAATCAAGCTGTATTTTTAGAAGCCGAGACCTTTGAAGAAGATGAGGAACTGGAAAGTCTTGCGGCGAATACGGACCTGACAAGCTTGAATGCGAAATATAAAGGGATAACCATTGATGAAATTAATAAAGCCTATAACAGTAATGGAGAACTCCTTGGTTATGATATAACAGTATCAACCACACAGGGTTATAAGGATGTTATTACTATCGTAATAGGATATTCATTGGATGGTACAATCGAAGGAATGCAGATGCTGGCACTCAACGAAACAGCTGGTCTGGGCATGAGGGCTTCTGATCCGGACTTCATCTCTCAATTCACAGGAAAACAAGTGGAGCAGTTTGAAAGAACCAAGACCGGTGCTACTGCTGAGAACCAGATTGATGCACTCAGTGGTGCCACAATTACTACCGATGCGGTAGTAAATGCGGTAAATGCAGGCATCAGCTTTGTTAAGACATATGCAGAACTAGGAGGTGGACAAAATGAATAA
- a CDS encoding RnfABCDGE type electron transport complex subunit D yields MSDLFHVSAAPHTRSPITTKNIMQDVAIALLPAGVFGVYYFGINALTVIVVTVLACVLTEYLYCKFMKKSSTVGDYSAVVTGLLLAYNLPASFPLWMAVVGGVFAILIVKMLFGGLGQNFMNPALAARAFLLISFPVRMTSFAVEKISSPGMFDFIKNGALSVDGVSGATPLAALKAGETVDLAKMFFGNTGGTIGETSALAIIIGAAYLVIKKVISLRIPLTYIISLAVFVLIFGEFDLTFLLGHILGGGLLLGAFFMATDYVTSPITPVGQIVFGICLGLLTGLFRLQGGSAEGVSYAIIFCNLLVPLIEKVTGQKSFGKERAVSGK; encoded by the coding sequence TTGAGCGATTTGTTTCATGTGTCGGCTGCTCCTCATACACGGAGCCCGATCACAACTAAAAATATTATGCAGGATGTGGCCATTGCATTGCTTCCTGCGGGAGTATTCGGTGTATATTATTTTGGTATCAATGCTTTAACTGTAATTGTAGTTACGGTATTAGCGTGTGTTTTAACAGAATATTTATACTGCAAATTTATGAAAAAATCTTCTACCGTAGGAGATTATAGCGCAGTTGTTACAGGTTTATTGCTGGCATACAATTTACCTGCAAGCTTTCCATTATGGATGGCCGTTGTTGGTGGAGTGTTTGCCATTCTGATTGTCAAAATGTTATTTGGCGGATTAGGCCAGAACTTTATGAATCCAGCCCTTGCGGCACGTGCATTTCTGCTAATCAGCTTTCCCGTAAGAATGACCAGTTTTGCTGTCGAAAAAATCAGTTCACCTGGAATGTTTGATTTTATAAAAAACGGTGCACTTTCAGTGGATGGTGTGTCCGGAGCTACCCCCTTGGCAGCATTAAAAGCCGGTGAGACTGTAGATTTGGCTAAAATGTTCTTCGGAAATACTGGTGGTACCATTGGTGAGACCAGTGCACTGGCAATCATAATCGGCGCTGCTTATCTAGTTATTAAAAAGGTAATTTCTCTTAGAATACCGCTTACTTATATTATTTCCCTGGCAGTATTTGTACTGATATTTGGTGAGTTCGATCTAACCTTCTTATTAGGTCATATTCTGGGTGGAGGTCTTCTTCTGGGTGCTTTCTTTATGGCAACAGATTATGTTACAAGTCCAATTACTCCTGTCGGACAAATTGTGTTTGGTATTTGCCTTGGTCTGCTAACCGGATTATTCCGACTGCAGGGCGGTAGTGCAGAAGGGGTATCATATGCGATTATCTTCTGTAATTTATTGGTTCCGCTGATTGAAAAGGTTACAGGACAAAAATCCTTTGGAAAGGAGCGTGCTGTCAGTGGAAAGTAA
- the rsxC gene encoding electron transport complex subunit RsxC — protein sequence MGKSTFPGGIHTYDGKNLSKDKPTRVLLPKGNLVFPLVQHIGAPAKPIVAKGDKVLVGQKIAEAGGFISANIISSVSGTVKEIEKRLTVQGNMVESIVIENDNEYQTIEGFGKERDYTKLTKDEIRNIVKEAGIVGLGGAGFPTHVKLTPKDDSKIDYVIVNGAECEPYLTSDYRMMLEEPEAIIGGLKIMLQLFEKAKGIIAVEDNKPDAIQKLRELTAKESRIEVRSLKTKYPQGGERQLVYAVTGRKLNSKKLPSDVGCVVDNVDTVISIYMAVARSTPLIRRIVTVTGDAVKTPQNFNVAIGIDYGELIEAAGGFIERPEKIISGGPMMGTAIYSTNVPVTKITSAITAFLHDQAAVEESPCIRCGKCVQKCPLQLMPYQLAALSNRSDEEGFTKLDGLECCGCGCCSYVCPAKRSLSQSIMHMRSVVMAKKKKA from the coding sequence ATGGGTAAGTCAACGTTTCCGGGTGGAATTCATACCTATGATGGTAAGAATTTGTCGAAAGACAAACCCACTAGAGTGCTTTTGCCAAAGGGTAATCTGGTATTCCCTTTAGTTCAGCATATCGGTGCTCCTGCGAAGCCAATTGTGGCTAAGGGGGACAAGGTTTTGGTTGGTCAGAAGATTGCCGAAGCCGGAGGTTTTATTTCCGCTAATATTATTAGTTCTGTATCCGGAACAGTAAAAGAAATTGAAAAGAGGCTCACAGTCCAAGGGAACATGGTAGAATCAATCGTTATTGAAAATGACAATGAATACCAGACCATAGAAGGCTTTGGAAAAGAAAGAGATTATACAAAGCTTACCAAGGATGAGATTCGAAATATCGTAAAAGAAGCAGGTATAGTAGGTTTGGGTGGAGCAGGATTTCCTACACATGTTAAGCTGACCCCGAAGGATGATAGTAAAATTGACTATGTTATCGTGAACGGTGCAGAATGCGAACCTTATCTGACATCGGATTATCGTATGATGCTTGAAGAGCCTGAGGCTATTATTGGTGGACTAAAGATCATGCTTCAGCTTTTTGAGAAAGCAAAAGGAATTATAGCCGTTGAAGATAACAAACCGGATGCGATTCAGAAGCTTCGGGAGTTAACTGCAAAGGAGTCAAGGATTGAGGTTCGCTCCTTAAAAACAAAATATCCGCAGGGTGGTGAGCGGCAATTAGTATATGCGGTAACTGGACGAAAGCTGAATTCAAAGAAGCTTCCTTCCGATGTTGGTTGTGTGGTTGACAATGTGGATACGGTTATCTCAATCTATATGGCAGTGGCGAGAAGCACTCCATTAATAAGAAGAATTGTTACTGTGACTGGTGATGCAGTGAAAACCCCACAAAATTTTAATGTTGCCATTGGAATTGATTATGGGGAATTAATTGAGGCTGCTGGTGGTTTTATAGAGCGTCCCGAAAAAATAATTTCTGGTGGACCGATGATGGGTACAGCCATATATTCTACGAATGTACCAGTAACTAAGATCACCTCGGCTATAACCGCATTTTTACACGACCAGGCGGCAGTAGAAGAATCTCCGTGCATTCGATGTGGAAAATGCGTACAGAAATGTCCGTTGCAATTAATGCCATATCAATTAGCTGCATTAAGTAATCGTTCTGACGAAGAAGGCTTTACAAAGTTGGATGGTTTAGAATGCTGTGGTTGTGGGTGTTGTTCCTATGTATGCCCGGCAAAGAGAAGCTTATCTCAGTCGATTATGCATATGAGAAGTGTAGTTATGGCTAAGAAAAAGAAGGCGTAA
- the spoIIID gene encoding sporulation transcriptional regulator SpoIIID has product MKGYIEERAVEIANYIIDNNATVRQTAKQFGISKSTVHKDVTERLAQINPSLAEKARVVLDLNKSERHIRGGLATKEKYLHKSRYNQAY; this is encoded by the coding sequence ATGAAAGGCTATATAGAGGAACGGGCGGTAGAAATCGCTAATTATATCATCGATAATAATGCGACAGTGAGGCAGACCGCGAAGCAGTTCGGTATATCGAAATCGACCGTACATAAAGACGTGACAGAACGTCTTGCGCAAATTAACCCCTCCCTCGCAGAGAAAGCGCGGGTAGTCTTGGACCTCAACAAGTCAGAGCGCCATATCAGAGGCGGTCTGGCCACAAAGGAAAAATACCTCCACAAATCGAGATACAATCAGGCTTATTAA
- a CDS encoding TlpA family protein disulfide reductase, producing the protein MKFSSLSKAEKICIIGIGILFLVFILCIPLLLWKGEPRQNNKQEQLPTIEDDSDSLEDELDRYPDQIQLNEHMPDLLFYDETGMEVNLSSWKGKNILILFWASWCKYCKEEMENLQEYSELLMKYENVEIILLNKLDGEKETRENALEYLNDNKISIPTYFDENLTVYNKLGIKIVPTLIGINEEGVLKVCKPGLIGGSEDMAALIEYVMYGGSYQTEKFITEQLTSKEGGVHVNYLDSNKESPSGFDVLSESQGVMMEYAVLKNNRELFERYYQYVTDYMLISDSLVSWMVTEDGPAKVNALLDDLRIYRALNYANQLWGGYEEDLARWEKSIIRYNISNHKYVDYYDFKSKRKANRFTLCYADFEAMSMLKQANSKYSKAYDNAYQIVINGYINNEFPFYYSWYDYRKKKYMPDDLNMAETMYTLLHLARIGELKSETVDWLEKALDENGVKARYTISGEVVDEYEYESTAIYALIAMIGDTIGNQTLKTKAIARMEFIRVNNKNVTWNGAFSHLDGSDIYSFDQCIPLLMYATIEEVKK; encoded by the coding sequence ATGAAATTTTCATCGTTAAGCAAAGCAGAAAAGATATGTATTATCGGAATAGGTATCCTCTTTTTGGTGTTCATATTATGTATCCCGCTATTGCTTTGGAAGGGTGAACCCAGACAAAATAACAAGCAGGAGCAACTACCGACGATAGAAGATGATTCCGATTCATTAGAAGATGAATTAGACCGTTATCCCGATCAAATACAGCTTAACGAGCACATGCCTGATTTGCTTTTCTATGATGAAACGGGTATGGAGGTAAACTTATCAAGTTGGAAAGGGAAAAATATTCTTATCCTTTTTTGGGCCAGCTGGTGTAAATACTGCAAGGAGGAGATGGAGAACCTTCAGGAATATTCCGAGCTTCTTATGAAATATGAAAATGTGGAGATTATTCTTTTGAATAAGCTTGACGGAGAAAAAGAAACCAGGGAAAACGCACTGGAATATCTTAATGACAATAAGATATCGATACCGACTTATTTTGATGAGAACTTAACAGTTTATAACAAACTGGGGATTAAAATAGTACCCACCTTAATCGGAATTAACGAAGAGGGTGTTCTTAAGGTATGCAAACCAGGTCTAATCGGCGGAAGCGAAGATATGGCTGCACTTATAGAATATGTGATGTATGGCGGTTCCTATCAGACGGAGAAATTTATTACGGAACAACTAACCTCGAAGGAGGGCGGGGTTCATGTGAATTATCTTGATTCGAATAAGGAATCACCCTCTGGCTTTGATGTATTAAGTGAGTCGCAGGGTGTTATGATGGAATATGCTGTTCTAAAGAATAACCGGGAGTTATTTGAACGCTATTATCAATATGTCACAGACTATATGCTGATATCGGATTCCCTTGTGAGCTGGATGGTGACAGAGGATGGACCAGCTAAGGTAAATGCTTTATTAGATGATCTTCGTATTTATCGAGCCTTAAATTATGCTAACCAGTTATGGGGAGGGTACGAGGAAGATTTAGCTCGTTGGGAGAAAAGCATTATCCGGTATAATATAAGTAATCATAAATACGTTGATTATTATGATTTTAAATCAAAAAGGAAGGCAAATCGTTTTACACTATGTTATGCGGATTTTGAAGCCATGAGTATGTTGAAGCAGGCAAATTCCAAGTATTCAAAAGCATATGATAATGCATACCAGATAGTAATAAACGGGTATATCAATAATGAGTTTCCCTTCTATTATAGTTGGTATGATTATAGGAAGAAAAAATATATGCCGGATGATCTGAATATGGCAGAAACCATGTATACCCTGCTTCATTTAGCTAGAATTGGAGAACTAAAAAGTGAAACAGTAGACTGGCTGGAGAAGGCGCTGGATGAGAACGGAGTGAAAGCCAGATATACGATAAGCGGAGAAGTGGTAGATGAATATGAATATGAATCAACCGCAATCTATGCGTTAATCGCAATGATTGGTGATACCATAGGAAATCAGACTCTTAAAACAAAAGCGATTGCACGTATGGAATTTATACGTGTAAACAATAAGAATGTAACCTGGAACGGAGCGTTTAGTCATTTGGATGGATCGGATATCTATTCCTTTGATCAGTGTATTCCGTTGTTAATGTACGCTACGATAGAAGAAGTGAAGAAGTAG
- a CDS encoding glycosyltransferase family 39 protein → MNLKKNWFTNLAGYLYLAATALILIFGVTQFAEERKYPYLTQIILVIGFFVVLMGINMICYLITRPRFVIWIARFRKASPWIEAVLVILILTIGLILRIKFIKSYPVDMESDYKFYYDVARLIKNGTLLTESNNEYIALFPHTIGYAYVLSRVIAVFGTTPEVCLYFNAVLSVLTALFCYGIGKKAVGSSAGIVALILACFWPSQIIFSNINGAEAVFTFCLYGAAYLFVFTMKKYNGTNARAIWPILLHFLVGIVLGLASAIRPMSLVFLLAIAFCLIFLNDKLVYKKNINELPFAKIFLSKGWMRIGVLLAGYLLCGQIVTANISQAIQKNIASSGAMGYSLMVGLDREHDGGYSEKSMNLLYNTYYETESADEVNQICMDIAMESVKADPMGTVELLAKKFFLVWANDDYATTTNVVTMNNQGLLTRQRAEIFEQLSDMNNVYYLLVVFLSGVGVYFLLRKDNNTQIFSVFFIGAIVLHMLVEMQNRYHYYLLQNFTILASAGVGLLLQSYLDKSKCRIEELQATKDKLEKIVPEVGIPVGSESETVLKTMENNQEMKQNTDQNSIRKEELKYNQKVKKQVNQEAKKEKKSKSLLNTIDVLKAIEDGHIIITATKAYEDRLQDKGNREQGTNSKVTDTSKQKKK, encoded by the coding sequence ATGAATTTGAAAAAGAACTGGTTTACTAATCTGGCGGGGTATCTATATCTGGCGGCTACAGCATTAATATTAATATTTGGAGTAACTCAATTTGCAGAAGAGAGAAAATATCCTTACTTAACACAGATAATACTTGTTATAGGTTTCTTTGTGGTGCTTATGGGAATTAACATGATTTGTTATCTGATAACCAGACCTCGGTTTGTGATATGGATCGCACGGTTTCGTAAAGCTTCTCCCTGGATAGAAGCCGTATTGGTTATCTTGATTTTGACTATTGGTTTAATTCTGAGGATTAAGTTTATAAAAAGTTATCCTGTTGATATGGAATCGGATTATAAGTTTTACTATGATGTAGCCAGGTTGATAAAAAACGGTACTCTGCTAACAGAGTCCAATAACGAATATATTGCGTTATTTCCACATACCATCGGCTATGCCTATGTACTATCCAGGGTGATTGCAGTATTCGGTACGACACCGGAAGTGTGCCTTTATTTTAATGCGGTGCTTTCTGTCCTTACTGCATTATTTTGCTATGGGATTGGGAAAAAGGCAGTCGGAAGTTCTGCTGGGATTGTAGCGCTTATTTTAGCCTGCTTCTGGCCGTCTCAGATTATATTCAGCAATATAAATGGAGCAGAAGCCGTATTTACCTTCTGTTTGTATGGCGCTGCCTATCTTTTCGTATTTACTATGAAGAAATACAATGGAACGAATGCAAGGGCAATATGGCCAATTCTTCTTCACTTTCTGGTGGGAATCGTATTGGGATTAGCATCCGCAATACGTCCCATGTCGCTGGTATTTTTATTAGCCATTGCATTTTGCCTCATATTTTTAAATGATAAATTAGTCTATAAAAAAAATATTAACGAGCTCCCCTTTGCAAAGATTTTTTTGTCGAAGGGCTGGATGAGAATCGGAGTTTTGCTGGCGGGATACTTATTGTGTGGTCAGATTGTAACGGCAAATATATCCCAGGCAATTCAAAAGAATATTGCTAGTTCTGGAGCAATGGGCTATAGCCTAATGGTAGGTCTGGATAGAGAACATGATGGCGGCTATAGTGAAAAGAGCATGAATTTATTGTATAATACTTATTATGAAACAGAATCAGCCGATGAAGTAAATCAGATATGCATGGATATCGCGATGGAATCAGTTAAGGCAGATCCCATGGGTACGGTTGAACTGCTTGCCAAGAAATTCTTCTTGGTTTGGGCGAATGATGATTATGCAACAACAACCAATGTGGTAACCATGAATAATCAAGGATTACTTACTCGACAAAGAGCAGAGATCTTTGAGCAATTATCCGATATGAATAATGTTTATTACTTACTTGTTGTATTCTTATCCGGAGTAGGAGTATATTTTCTCTTGCGAAAGGATAATAATACGCAGATATTTTCTGTATTTTTTATTGGAGCAATTGTACTTCATATGTTGGTAGAGATGCAGAACCGATACCACTATTATCTCCTTCAGAATTTTACAATTCTTGCATCGGCAGGAGTGGGATTGTTATTACAAAGCTATCTTGATAAGTCAAAATGTCGAATAGAGGAATTACAGGCAACGAAAGATAAGTTGGAAAAGATAGTACCTGAAGTTGGTATACCGGTAGGATCAGAGTCTGAGACTGTATTAAAAACGATGGAAAACAACCAAGAGATGAAGCAGAATACAGACCAAAATTCAATTAGGAAGGAAGAACTGAAGTATAACCAGAAGGTTAAAAAGCAGGTTAACCAGGAAGCAAAGAAGGAAAAGAAAAGCAAATCTCTTCTTAATACGATCGATGTGTTGAAAGCGATTGAAGATGGTCATATCATTATAACAGCTACGAAGGCTTATGAAGACAGACTGCAGGATAAAGGGAATAGAGAACAGGGGACAAACAGTAAGGTAACAGATACAAGCAAGCAAAAAAAGAAATGA
- the wecB gene encoding non-hydrolyzing UDP-N-acetylglucosamine 2-epimerase: MKKVMVVFGTRPEAIKMCPLVKELYKNKEFHTIVCLTGQHRQMLYQVMDCFQVTADYNLDIMQKNQTLFDITISILTGMKNILEKERPDLVLVHGDTSTTFATALAAFYMQIPVGHVEAGLRTYDLSAPYPEEFNRQAVGITARYHFAPTDTARQNLLREGKREDTIYVTGNTVIDALQTSIRKDYTHPILEWAKGSRLVLMTVHRRESFGEPMYQIFRGIKRVLDEFEDVKVVYPIHLNPVVRDTANAVFGEHKQIKLIEPLDVLDFHNFMNTAELVLTDSGGIQEEAPSLGKPVLVLRNTTERPEGVAAGTLKLVGTEEERVYQEFRRLLTDRAEYDKMSHASNPYGDGTACRQIVEIIKRTL, encoded by the coding sequence ATGAAAAAAGTAATGGTTGTGTTCGGAACCAGACCGGAGGCAATTAAAATGTGTCCGTTGGTTAAAGAACTATATAAGAATAAAGAATTTCATACCATAGTATGTTTAACAGGTCAGCATCGTCAGATGCTATATCAGGTGATGGACTGCTTCCAGGTTACTGCGGATTATAACCTGGATATTATGCAAAAGAACCAGACTCTGTTTGATATTACAATCAGTATATTAACCGGAATGAAGAACATATTGGAGAAAGAAAGACCGGATCTTGTGCTGGTACATGGGGACACCTCTACCACATTTGCTACTGCTCTCGCTGCTTTTTATATGCAAATTCCGGTAGGACATGTGGAGGCAGGGCTTCGAACCTATGACTTATCGGCCCCGTATCCGGAAGAATTTAACCGTCAGGCAGTTGGCATTACTGCTCGTTATCACTTTGCACCAACGGATACGGCAAGGCAGAACCTTCTGAGGGAAGGTAAGCGGGAGGATACCATCTATGTAACAGGCAATACTGTGATTGATGCCTTACAGACAAGTATCCGAAAGGATTATACCCATCCAATTCTCGAGTGGGCGAAGGGAAGCAGGTTAGTGTTGATGACTGTGCATCGAAGGGAAAGCTTCGGTGAACCAATGTACCAAATCTTTCGTGGGATTAAGAGGGTTTTAGACGAATTTGAGGATGTGAAGGTAGTTTATCCAATTCATCTAAACCCAGTGGTACGTGATACTGCAAATGCAGTATTTGGAGAACATAAGCAAATAAAGCTTATAGAACCACTGGATGTTCTGGATTTTCATAATTTTATGAATACGGCTGAATTAGTATTAACAGACAGTGGCGGAATACAGGAGGAAGCACCAAGTCTCGGGAAGCCTGTGTTAGTACTTCGTAACACAACGGAACGACCGGAAGGAGTTGCTGCGGGAACCTTAAAGCTGGTTGGAACGGAAGAAGAGAGAGTCTACCAGGAGTTTCGAAGGTTACTCACAGACAGAGCAGAATATGATAAAATGAGTCATGCCTCCAATCCCTATGGAGATGGTACGGCTTGTAGACAGATTGTCGAGATTATAAAAAGAACATTATAG